The following are encoded in a window of Deinococcus budaensis genomic DNA:
- a CDS encoding SDR family NAD(P)-dependent oxidoreductase, with product MTSDFAAAPESPAPPLLAGQVIAVTGADQGYGRAISAGLARAGASVVLIGGNSETLASAASSLELAGGTAIPLKADVGVPLDWLSAQNRILEIFGALHGIVHLADKRAHTNFTLLSENEWMDLFNCNVKSSVAIAQIVRRRLSGTWLTIIGPHLDEPGLQVHPQRGAIRGLVEHAHDEELRVNLVLPGRASSGDEALDRPLAEAVLMLAAPTLSHLRGTVLEVPLPPVPRVRVSEVNLR from the coding sequence ATGACTTCCGACTTTGCCGCCGCTCCCGAGTCCCCGGCGCCGCCGCTGCTGGCCGGGCAGGTGATCGCGGTGACGGGCGCGGACCAGGGGTACGGCCGGGCGATCAGCGCCGGGCTGGCGCGGGCGGGCGCGAGCGTGGTCCTGATCGGCGGCAACAGCGAGACGCTGGCCTCCGCCGCGAGCAGCCTGGAACTCGCGGGCGGCACCGCGATTCCGCTCAAGGCCGACGTGGGTGTGCCGCTGGACTGGCTCAGCGCGCAAAACCGCATTCTGGAGATTTTCGGGGCGCTGCACGGCATCGTGCATCTGGCCGACAAACGGGCGCACACCAACTTCACGCTGCTCAGCGAGAACGAGTGGATGGACCTGTTCAACTGCAACGTGAAAAGCAGCGTCGCCATCGCCCAGATCGTGCGCCGCCGCCTCTCGGGAACCTGGCTGACCATCATCGGCCCGCACCTCGACGAGCCGGGGTTGCAGGTCCATCCCCAGCGCGGCGCGATCCGGGGCCTCGTCGAGCACGCGCACGACGAGGAACTGCGGGTGAACCTGGTGTTGCCGGGCCGGGCCAGCAGCGGCGACGAGGCCCTCGACCGCCCGCTGGCCGAGGCGGTGCTGATGCTCGCCGCGCCCACGCTCTCGCACCTGCGCGGCACGGTGCTGGAAGTCCCGCTGCCCCCGGTGCCCCGGGTGCGCGTCTCGGAAGTCAACCTCCGGTGA
- a CDS encoding CopG family antitoxin has translation MTDLKIITDMKQIPAFATEDEEGEFWATHALAEHLLTPEHADSDLLPPVRPRKSNPTSIRLGADLERRLRHLAELKGTSYQTLLKEFVLERVYEEEKRLKVI, from the coding sequence GTGACCGACCTCAAGATCATCACGGATATGAAGCAGATTCCCGCCTTTGCTACCGAGGACGAGGAAGGCGAGTTCTGGGCCACGCATGCTCTGGCCGAACATCTGCTCACGCCGGAGCATGCGGACAGTGACCTACTGCCCCCTGTACGCCCCCGCAAGTCCAACCCCACCAGCATTCGCCTGGGCGCCGATCTGGAACGGCGGCTGCGGCATCTGGCCGAACTGAAGGGCACGTCCTACCAGACCTTGCTCAAGGAATTCGTTCTGGAGAGGGTGTACGAGGAGGAGAAGCGGCTGAAGGTGATCTGA
- a CDS encoding type II secretion system protein encodes MKNNTQGFTLIELLIVIAIIGILAAVLIPNLLGARARAQDQSALSCGKAIQTANALRETDGAGVITAATKLATANSITVTAPTGATFDTDTIAPCLKAGVVIGAGTETVSGAGSYSFDVSMATAQGGTGAAYKVTNSKLTK; translated from the coding sequence ATGAAGAACAACACGCAAGGCTTCACCCTGATCGAGCTTCTGATTGTGATTGCGATTATCGGCATTCTGGCGGCGGTGCTGATTCCTAACCTGCTGGGGGCGCGTGCTCGCGCTCAGGATCAGTCTGCTCTCTCCTGCGGCAAAGCGATTCAGACTGCTAACGCCCTGCGTGAAACTGACGGCGCTGGAGTTATTACAGCTGCTACTAAGCTCGCCACTGCCAACAGCATTACTGTCACTGCTCCTACTGGCGCTACGTTTGATACTGACACCATTGCTCCTTGCCTCAAGGCTGGAGTGGTGATTGGTGCGGGCACTGAAACGGTTTCTGGAGCTGGTTCTTACTCGTTTGACGTGTCTATGGCCACGGCTCAGGGTGGCACGGGGGCGGCTTACAAGGTCACCAACAGCAAGCTCACCAAGTAA
- the dnaB gene encoding replicative DNA helicase: MELTPRVPPHSNDAEISVLGSILLDNDTLSALGDTVAPEMFYREGHRKIFTAMRTLQERGEPVDLVTLSEDLRVRGLLDDVGGLTYLIGLADQVPTAAYAEHYARIVQEKHTLRQLISASGKAMQLAYEAQLPLEDLLDRAEKMIFEVAEQKKKGEAFQAMGEVVHDTFEYITLLHANKGIPDGVSSGFRDLDEQISGLQKGSLNVLAARPSMGKCVSADTLIDVPGTGERMTVEAFVRQRRPTVLSVSPEGAVRETRVGAWIDSGVKPVRRVTTRTGRVVETTPHHPFLGVDGWTPLYDLSVGDRIAVPRAVPVFGTREALSPARVRLLAYLLAEGGLTQSSPRWTNADPLLVEDFRACLAAEFPELEMVRDERTGIDYRLSRRWAPGERKNRPNPLTEWLRELGVWGQHADAKHFPAVVWTLPREALAAFLRVLLSCDGTLYALAGKARIEFTVASERLARDVHHALVRFGIVSKLWRKTERSWRVEITDPRSVADYQMRVGWTGEKAGRAIPVSAGTRSNVGHPPAGAWAHVRRAAGARGLSLTALARVAGEKTDSGYNAHTGRGLPQTRAARYAAVLDDPHLTLLGSDELYWDDIVSIEDVGERQVYDLTVPGDANFIAADICLHNTAFALSIAQNVALRGEKTVAVFSLEMPSVQLALRMLCSEARVDMNRIRSGQLNERDFERLAHAAGRLAEAPMVIDDEPDLTLNALRSKLRRIAAQHGQLGLVVIDYLQLMSGGKSSGGSDNRQQEISTISRGLKGLARELEVPIIVLSQLSRAVEQRPNHRPMLSDLRESGAIEQDADIVMFIYRDEYYNKETDQQGIAEIIIGKQRNGPVGTVKLQFHSAHVRFNDLAPEGV; the protein is encoded by the coding sequence ATGGAACTGACCCCCCGCGTTCCCCCGCACAGCAACGACGCCGAGATCAGCGTGCTGGGCAGCATTCTGCTCGACAACGACACGCTGAGCGCCCTGGGCGACACGGTGGCCCCCGAGATGTTCTACCGGGAGGGCCACCGCAAGATTTTCACGGCGATGCGCACGTTGCAGGAGCGCGGCGAACCGGTGGACCTCGTGACCCTCAGCGAGGACCTGCGCGTGCGGGGCCTGCTCGACGACGTGGGGGGGCTGACCTACCTGATCGGTCTGGCCGACCAGGTGCCCACCGCCGCTTACGCCGAGCACTACGCGCGCATCGTGCAGGAAAAGCACACGCTGAGGCAGCTCATCAGCGCCTCGGGCAAGGCGATGCAGCTCGCCTACGAGGCGCAGCTTCCCCTCGAAGACCTGCTCGACCGCGCTGAAAAGATGATCTTCGAGGTGGCCGAGCAGAAGAAGAAGGGGGAAGCCTTCCAGGCGATGGGCGAGGTCGTCCACGACACCTTCGAGTACATCACCCTGCTGCACGCCAACAAGGGCATTCCCGACGGCGTGAGCAGCGGCTTTCGCGACCTCGACGAGCAGATCTCGGGCTTGCAGAAGGGGAGCCTGAACGTGCTGGCGGCGCGGCCTTCGATGGGCAAGTGCGTCTCTGCCGACACCCTGATCGACGTGCCCGGCACGGGCGAGCGGATGACGGTGGAGGCGTTCGTCCGGCAGCGGCGGCCCACGGTCCTGAGCGTGTCACCAGAAGGAGCGGTGCGCGAGACGCGGGTGGGCGCCTGGATCGACAGCGGTGTCAAACCCGTGCGCCGGGTGACCACCCGCACGGGCCGCGTGGTGGAAACGACCCCGCACCATCCCTTCCTGGGGGTGGACGGCTGGACGCCGCTCTACGACCTGTCGGTGGGCGACCGGATCGCCGTTCCCCGCGCGGTCCCGGTCTTCGGCACGCGGGAGGCCCTCAGCCCCGCGCGGGTGCGCCTGCTGGCCTATCTGCTGGCCGAAGGGGGCCTCACCCAGAGCAGCCCCCGCTGGACGAACGCGGACCCCTTGCTGGTGGAGGACTTCCGCGCCTGCCTCGCCGCCGAGTTCCCCGAACTGGAGATGGTGCGGGACGAGCGCACGGGCATCGACTACCGCCTGAGCCGCCGCTGGGCACCAGGCGAGCGCAAAAATCGTCCCAACCCCCTCACCGAGTGGCTGCGGGAACTGGGGGTCTGGGGCCAGCACGCCGACGCCAAGCACTTCCCGGCGGTGGTCTGGACGCTCCCCCGCGAGGCGTTGGCCGCCTTCTTGCGCGTGCTGCTGAGCTGCGACGGCACCCTCTATGCGCTGGCAGGCAAGGCCCGCATTGAGTTCACGGTGGCGAGTGAGCGGCTGGCCCGCGACGTGCATCACGCGCTGGTGCGATTTGGCATCGTCAGTAAGCTCTGGCGCAAGACTGAACGGTCCTGGCGGGTCGAGATCACCGACCCGCGCAGCGTGGCCGACTACCAGATGCGGGTCGGCTGGACCGGGGAGAAGGCGGGCCGGGCCATTCCGGTCAGCGCCGGGACGCGCAGCAACGTGGGGCATCCGCCCGCCGGGGCGTGGGCGCATGTGCGCCGGGCGGCGGGAGCGCGGGGCCTGAGCCTGACGGCCCTCGCCCGCGTGGCTGGGGAGAAGACGGACTCGGGCTACAACGCCCACACCGGACGCGGCTTGCCCCAGACGCGAGCGGCCCGCTACGCCGCTGTGCTGGACGACCCGCACCTCACCCTGCTGGGCAGCGACGAGCTGTACTGGGACGACATCGTGTCCATCGAGGACGTGGGCGAGCGGCAGGTGTACGACCTGACGGTGCCGGGCGACGCCAACTTCATCGCGGCCGATATCTGCCTGCACAACACGGCCTTCGCCCTCTCGATCGCCCAGAACGTCGCCCTGCGCGGCGAGAAGACGGTCGCCGTCTTCAGCCTGGAGATGCCCAGTGTGCAGCTCGCCCTGCGGATGCTGTGCAGCGAGGCGCGGGTGGACATGAACCGCATCCGCTCGGGGCAGCTCAACGAGCGCGACTTCGAGCGGCTCGCGCACGCGGCGGGGAGGCTGGCCGAGGCCCCGATGGTGATCGACGACGAACCCGACCTCACCCTCAATGCCCTGCGCAGCAAACTGCGGCGCATCGCCGCGCAACACGGGCAGCTCGGGCTGGTCGTGATCGACTACCTGCAACTGATGTCGGGTGGCAAGAGCAGCGGCGGCAGCGACAACCGCCAGCAGGAAATCAGCACGATCTCGCGCGGCCTCAAGGGGCTGGCGCGTGAATTGGAAGTGCCCATCATCGTGCTCAGTCAGCTCAGCCGCGCGGTGGAGCAGCGGCCCAACCACCGGCCCATGCTCTCGGACTTGCGGGAATCGGGCGCCATCGAACAGGACGCCGACATCGTGATGTTTATCTACCGCGACGAGTACTACAACAAGGAAACCGATCAGCAGGGCATCGCCGAGATCATCATCGGCAAGCAGCGCAACGGCCCGGTGGGCACCGTCAAGCTCCAGTTTCACTCCGCGCACGTCCGGTTCAACGACCTCGCGCCGGAGGGCGTCTGA
- a CDS encoding branched-chain amino acid ABC transporter permease yields the protein MTVIPRTAARTDRERMTRAAWLIGLGVVLLVLPRLIYPVLALDILAWGLFAVAFDLLFGFSGLLSFGHAAFWGTSAYVTAFLLTHGQSVPVAMLGGTGAALLIALPIGFLSVRSVGIYFSMITLAFAQMLSFLALQWTDVTGGENGLQGFARPGFLGLDFSDSLTRYYFCLVVFALGFYVAYRTVRSPFGQAQQAVRDNEQRAQSIGYNPARFKFTAFLISAGLAGLAGSMFTFGHGVVSLDVLNWRTSGEVVMMTLLGGTTTLFGPVIGAGIVLLLRDVLTTANLPVGIVTGLVFVLVVLFFRRGVVGTLQHWQRRK from the coding sequence ATGACGGTCATTCCGCGCACGGCGGCCCGCACCGACCGCGAGCGGATGACCCGCGCGGCGTGGCTGATCGGCCTCGGCGTGGTGCTGCTGGTTCTGCCCAGGCTGATCTACCCGGTGCTCGCGCTCGACATCCTGGCCTGGGGCCTGTTCGCGGTCGCCTTCGACCTGCTGTTCGGCTTTTCCGGCCTGCTGAGTTTCGGGCACGCGGCCTTCTGGGGAACGAGCGCCTACGTCACCGCGTTCCTGCTCACGCACGGGCAGAGCGTCCCGGTCGCCATGCTGGGGGGCACGGGGGCGGCCCTTTTGATCGCCCTGCCCATCGGCTTTCTGAGCGTGCGCTCGGTCGGCATCTACTTCTCGATGATCACGCTGGCCTTCGCGCAGATGCTCTCCTTCCTGGCGCTGCAATGGACCGACGTGACGGGAGGCGAAAACGGCCTCCAGGGCTTCGCGCGGCCCGGCTTCCTGGGGCTGGACTTCAGCGACTCGCTGACCCGTTACTACTTCTGCCTCGTCGTTTTCGCCCTCGGGTTTTACGTCGCCTACCGCACCGTTCGCAGCCCCTTCGGGCAGGCGCAGCAGGCAGTGCGCGACAACGAGCAGCGGGCGCAGAGCATCGGCTACAACCCGGCCCGCTTCAAGTTCACGGCCTTTCTGATCAGCGCGGGGCTGGCGGGGCTGGCGGGCAGCATGTTCACCTTCGGGCATGGGGTGGTCAGCCTCGACGTGCTGAACTGGCGCACTTCCGGCGAGGTCGTGATGATGACCCTGCTGGGCGGCACGACCACCCTTTTCGGCCCGGTGATCGGCGCGGGGATCGTGCTGCTGCTGCGCGACGTGCTGACCACCGCCAACCTGCCGGTCGGCATCGTGACGGGGCTGGTGTTCGTCCTGGTCGTGCTGTTCTTCCGCCGGGGCGTGGTGGGCACCTTGCAGCACTGGCAGCGGCGGAAGTAG
- a CDS encoding DUF1802 family protein has product MTPSTALKEWDTQCQALTSGTSALLIRKGGIMETHAGFEVEHRAFYLYPTFLHQNPAELRPEFAALLRDDPQPGRIVLPALAEVVAVHKVESLERALALEPHQALTAGAIERRFHYRGRPWVHALLLRVRPLARPAVLEETPEMLGCVSWVPLAEVTAEAQAPVLPEARLEQLREEIERAVNG; this is encoded by the coding sequence ATGACCCCCTCCACCGCCCTCAAAGAATGGGACACCCAGTGTCAGGCCCTGACTTCCGGCACATCCGCTCTCCTGATCCGCAAGGGCGGCATCATGGAGACGCACGCGGGCTTCGAGGTCGAGCACCGCGCCTTTTACCTCTACCCCACCTTCCTGCATCAGAATCCGGCGGAGTTGCGGCCCGAGTTCGCAGCGCTGCTGCGAGACGATCCCCAGCCGGGCCGGATCGTGCTTCCGGCGCTGGCCGAGGTCGTGGCGGTCCATAAGGTCGAGTCGCTGGAGCGGGCACTCGCGCTGGAGCCGCATCAGGCGCTGACGGCAGGTGCCATCGAGCGCCGCTTTCACTACCGGGGGCGCCCCTGGGTCCACGCCCTGCTGCTGCGGGTGCGCCCGCTGGCCCGGCCCGCCGTGTTGGAGGAAACCCCAGAGATGCTGGGCTGCGTGAGCTGGGTGCCCTTGGCAGAGGTGACAGCGGAAGCACAAGCGCCTGTGTTGCCCGAGGCGAGGCTGGAGCAGTTGCGAGAAGAGATCGAGCGCGCGGTGAACGGCTAG
- a CDS encoding NUDIX hydrolase yields the protein MTEDLKAAAGGAGGQRRRRRRRTPRTPAQGGGPGQVSGATAVPVPAAPQKRGQKRPLAAPRIGVGCVVLRGDEILLVRERGRWSLPKGGLESGELVQEGARRETYEESGLVVELRDLAFIVEFQAQTWGHHLQFFYTAREVGGTLQPRDPDRDVQEAKFVPIRQLREFIRFRPRLVALETWLRERRPRHFVFNLDKEPAMLRKRRRVGVGAVEPDFSDEPTDEADL from the coding sequence ATGACCGAGGACCTCAAGGCGGCGGCCGGGGGCGCGGGCGGGCAACGGCGGCGCAGGCGGCGCCGCACGCCCCGCACCCCGGCCCAGGGCGGCGGACCGGGGCAGGTGTCGGGGGCGACCGCCGTGCCGGTGCCTGCCGCCCCGCAAAAGCGCGGGCAAAAGCGGCCGCTGGCGGCCCCGCGCATCGGCGTGGGCTGCGTGGTGCTGCGCGGCGACGAGATTCTGCTGGTGCGCGAGCGGGGGCGCTGGTCGCTGCCCAAGGGCGGGCTGGAATCCGGCGAACTCGTGCAGGAAGGCGCCCGGCGCGAGACCTACGAGGAAAGTGGGCTGGTGGTCGAGCTGCGCGACCTCGCCTTTATCGTCGAGTTTCAGGCGCAGACCTGGGGCCACCACCTCCAGTTTTTCTACACCGCCCGTGAGGTCGGCGGCACCCTGCAACCGCGCGACCCCGACCGCGACGTGCAGGAGGCGAAGTTCGTGCCCATCCGGCAGTTGCGCGAGTTCATTCGTTTCCGCCCCCGGCTGGTCGCGCTGGAAACCTGGCTGCGCGAGCGTCGGCCCCGGCATTTCGTCTTCAACCTCGACAAGGAACCCGCCATGCTCCGCAAGCGGCGGCGGGTGGGCGTGGGCGCCGTCGAGCCGGACTTCTCCGACGAGCCGACCGACGAAGCCGACCTGTAG
- a CDS encoding branched-chain amino acid ABC transporter permease, producing MNTQLLLIQVFNGLVSGAFYALLSLGLAVIFGMLRIVNFMHGALYMLGAFTAFALGQAFGLGFWPSLLLAPLIVAGIGMVLERGLLSRLYGLEPSYNLLLTFGLTLLTQDLVKQVMLSQYAVSSAPYTPPAVLSGVVNLGFVVFPKYRLFVIGLSLLICLITWFVIEKTRVGAIIRASTENPGVTRAFGIDVGKWVTGVFGVGVGLAGLAGVLAAPIYSVEPYMGAELIITTFAVVVIGGMGSILGSVITGFAVGVLAAIGAFFYPPIANTLVFILMALVLLVRPSGLFGLPEGAR from the coding sequence ATGAACACACAACTCCTCCTGATTCAGGTATTCAACGGGCTGGTGAGCGGCGCCTTTTACGCGCTGCTCTCCCTGGGCCTCGCGGTGATTTTCGGGATGCTCCGGATCGTCAACTTCATGCACGGGGCGCTGTACATGCTGGGCGCCTTCACGGCCTTCGCGCTGGGGCAGGCGTTCGGGCTGGGCTTCTGGCCCTCGCTGCTGCTGGCGCCGCTGATCGTGGCGGGGATCGGCATGGTGCTGGAACGCGGCTTGCTCTCGCGCCTGTACGGGCTGGAGCCGAGCTACAACCTGCTGCTGACCTTCGGGCTGACCCTGCTGACCCAGGACCTGGTGAAACAGGTCATGCTCTCGCAGTACGCGGTCTCGAGCGCGCCTTACACGCCGCCCGCCGTGCTCTCGGGCGTGGTGAACCTGGGCTTCGTGGTGTTTCCCAAGTACCGCCTGTTCGTGATCGGGCTGAGCCTCCTGATCTGCCTGATCACCTGGTTCGTGATCGAGAAGACGCGGGTGGGCGCGATCATCCGCGCGAGTACCGAGAACCCGGGGGTGACGCGCGCCTTCGGCATCGACGTGGGCAAGTGGGTCACGGGGGTGTTCGGCGTCGGCGTGGGGCTGGCGGGGCTGGCCGGGGTGCTCGCCGCGCCGATCTACTCGGTCGAGCCGTACATGGGCGCCGAACTGATCATCACGACCTTCGCGGTGGTGGTGATCGGCGGCATGGGCAGCATTCTGGGCAGCGTGATCACCGGCTTCGCGGTGGGCGTGCTCGCGGCCATCGGGGCCTTTTTCTACCCGCCCATCGCCAACACCCTGGTCTTTATCCTGATGGCCCTGGTGCTGCTGGTGCGCCCCAGCGGGCTGTTCGGGCTGCCGGAGGGAGCCAGATGA
- the nrdR gene encoding transcriptional regulator NrdR, which produces MRCPYCSAPDSKVVNSRPGADGASIRRRRECLRCARRFTTYERAQLEPLMVVKRGGQREAFNPDKLLRGLTLATEKRPVDPERLRAFAYGFEDEVGVPELPSGEIGKRAMSFLRPLDDVAYIRFASVYRDFDSLERFIEEIRGLKDAGDG; this is translated from the coding sequence GTGAGGTGCCCTTACTGCTCGGCGCCCGACTCCAAGGTCGTCAACTCGCGCCCGGGGGCCGACGGGGCCAGCATCCGCCGCCGCCGCGAGTGCCTGCGCTGTGCCCGGCGCTTCACGACCTACGAGCGCGCCCAGCTCGAACCCCTGATGGTGGTCAAACGCGGCGGGCAGCGCGAGGCCTTCAATCCCGATAAGCTGCTGCGCGGCCTGACCCTCGCCACCGAGAAACGCCCGGTGGACCCCGAACGCTTGCGCGCCTTTGCCTACGGGTTCGAGGACGAGGTGGGGGTCCCGGAGCTGCCCAGCGGCGAGATCGGCAAGCGGGCGATGAGCTTTCTGCGCCCGCTCGACGACGTGGCCTATATCCGCTTCGCCAGCGTCTACCGGGATTTCGATTCGCTGGAGCGCTTCATCGAGGAAATTCGGGGGCTGAAAGACGCCGGGGACGGTTAG
- a CDS encoding aspartate-semialdehyde dehydrogenase has translation MRVAIVGATGAVGHELLRVLEGSTLKTDDLLLYASPRSAGTTLPFGGRELTVQATPEGSIDADVILASAGGSISKALAPAWVAGGSVVIDNSSAFRLDPDVPLVVPEVNGAAALRHRGIIANPNCTTAIAAVAVAPLHRAFGVRRMIVSTYQATSGAGQKGIEELLAQTHRVLHDQPAQAEVFAHPIPFNVIPHIDTFGENGYTREEMKVVWETRKILGDDALQISCTAVRIPTLRTHAEAITLELERPATPDEARELLRQAAGVEVRDDPAGKLYPMPLTATGKYDVEVGRIRSSLVFEGGLDLFVAGDQLLKGAALNAVQIAEYLQAQGALRGRVQG, from the coding sequence ATGCGCGTAGCGATTGTGGGAGCCACCGGAGCGGTCGGACACGAACTCTTGCGGGTGCTGGAGGGGAGCACGCTGAAGACGGACGACCTGCTGCTGTACGCCAGCCCGCGCTCGGCAGGCACGACGCTGCCCTTTGGCGGGCGGGAGCTGACCGTGCAGGCCACCCCGGAGGGAAGCATCGACGCCGACGTGATCCTGGCCTCGGCGGGCGGCAGCATCAGCAAGGCGCTGGCCCCGGCGTGGGTGGCGGGCGGCTCGGTCGTGATCGACAACTCCAGCGCCTTTCGCCTCGACCCGGACGTGCCGTTGGTCGTGCCGGAGGTCAACGGGGCAGCGGCCCTGCGGCACCGGGGCATCATCGCCAACCCCAACTGCACCACGGCCATCGCGGCGGTCGCGGTCGCGCCGCTGCACCGGGCGTTCGGGGTGCGGCGCATGATCGTCTCGACGTATCAGGCGACCAGCGGCGCCGGGCAAAAGGGCATCGAGGAACTGCTGGCCCAGACCCACCGGGTGCTGCACGACCAGCCCGCGCAGGCTGAGGTCTTTGCCCACCCCATTCCCTTCAACGTCATTCCGCACATCGACACCTTCGGGGAGAACGGCTACACCCGCGAGGAGATGAAGGTCGTCTGGGAGACGCGCAAGATCCTGGGAGACGACGCCCTCCAGATCAGCTGCACCGCCGTCCGGATTCCCACCCTGCGGACCCACGCCGAGGCGATCACGCTGGAGCTGGAACGCCCGGCCACGCCGGACGAGGCGCGCGAGCTGCTGCGGCAGGCGGCGGGGGTCGAGGTGCGTGACGATCCGGCGGGCAAGCTCTACCCCATGCCCCTCACCGCGACCGGCAAGTACGACGTGGAGGTCGGGCGCATCCGCTCCTCACTGGTGTTCGAGGGTGGCCTGGACCTCTTCGTGGCGGGCGACCAGCTGCTGAAGGGCGCGGCGCTCAACGCGGTGCAGATCGCGGAGTACCTGCAAGCGCAGGGGGCGCTGCGCGGGCGGGTGCAGGGCTGA
- a CDS encoding BrnT family toxin, with translation MAFDWDDANSEHVARHGVEPEEAEAAATDPDRVAAPAYRAKNGERRQAVTGKTEAGRILTVVLTRRGGLFRVVTAREANVSERRAYRR, from the coding sequence GTGGCCTTCGACTGGGACGATGCGAATAGTGAACACGTCGCCCGGCATGGGGTTGAGCCGGAAGAGGCAGAAGCGGCGGCCACCGACCCCGACCGTGTCGCCGCCCCGGCTTACCGCGCCAAGAACGGCGAGCGCCGTCAGGCGGTGACGGGCAAGACCGAAGCTGGCCGCATCCTGACGGTCGTTCTGACGCGGCGTGGCGGCCTCTTCCGCGTCGTGACCGCCCGCGAAGCCAACGTCAGTGAGCGCCGCGCTTACCGGAGGTAA
- a CDS encoding serine hydrolase has protein sequence MRAHFLSALTLSLLAVAAAQTGEAQTGGAQTGSAQPGQAPPQTAAPTSAQQEAALQLLTRVFGAETVDAALFAPEFLAQVPAAALTRTFAEVRAGFGRFVRVDVSGAVPQVVYERGALNVTQFALNAQGLITALAIAPAPPQGTAQTAALLSRVFGPQTVEASLFAPAFLAQVPATALGDLLAGLRAQFGAFVRVDTSGALPQVVYERGVLNITQFALDAQGRIAALVFAPVTPQVTFTSLEEAQAAFAALPGQVSLLVREVGPVQTGPAAMPPRTLAALNPGRLLAVGSTFKLAVLSELQAQVTRGERGWTDEVALTDADRSLPSGTLQDAPLGSRFALRDLAARMIAQSDNTATDLLLRVVGRAGVEARLGQTAMPSTREAFALKNPANLALLRAYRAAGLNRDARRAVLAQAATAPLPGVNVFLAGPVARDVEWFASTERLCTLMADVAALPETTLNPGVADPADFARVSYKGGSEGGVLNLTTQVTTQAGRNLCVSATWNDARTLNDAQFVALYSGLLKLLR, from the coding sequence ATGCGCGCTCACTTTCTTTCGGCCCTGACCCTGAGCCTGCTTGCCGTCGCCGCTGCCCAGACCGGGGAGGCCCAGACTGGGGGGGCACAGACCGGAAGTGCCCAGCCGGGTCAGGCGCCGCCTCAGACCGCCGCCCCGACCTCCGCCCAGCAGGAGGCGGCCCTCCAGCTGCTCACCCGCGTGTTCGGCGCCGAAACGGTGGACGCCGCCCTCTTCGCGCCGGAGTTCCTGGCGCAGGTGCCTGCCGCCGCCCTCACCCGGACCTTCGCGGAGGTCCGCGCCGGGTTTGGCCGCTTTGTGCGGGTGGACGTGTCGGGCGCGGTGCCGCAGGTCGTCTATGAACGCGGTGCGCTGAACGTCACGCAGTTCGCGCTGAACGCGCAGGGCCTGATCACGGCCTTGGCCATCGCCCCAGCTCCGCCGCAGGGCACGGCCCAGACTGCCGCCCTGCTCTCCCGCGTCTTCGGGCCGCAGACCGTGGAGGCGTCGCTCTTTGCCCCGGCCTTTCTCGCCCAGGTTCCGGCGACGGCCCTGGGTGACCTGCTGGCGGGCCTGCGCGCGCAGTTCGGGGCCTTTGTGCGGGTGGACACGTCGGGCGCGCTGCCGCAGGTCGTCTACGAACGCGGCGTGCTGAACATCACGCAGTTTGCCCTGGACGCGCAGGGGCGGATCGCGGCGCTGGTGTTCGCGCCCGTCACGCCGCAGGTCACCTTCACCTCGCTGGAGGAGGCGCAGGCCGCCTTCGCCGCGCTGCCGGGACAGGTCAGCCTGCTGGTGCGCGAGGTCGGGCCGGTGCAGACGGGGCCAGCCGCCATGCCGCCGCGCACGCTCGCCGCGCTGAATCCGGGGCGGTTGCTGGCCGTCGGCTCGACCTTCAAATTGGCGGTCCTGAGCGAGTTGCAGGCCCAGGTCACCCGGGGCGAGCGAGGCTGGACCGACGAGGTGGCCCTGACGGACGCGGACCGGAGCCTGCCCAGCGGCACCCTGCAAGACGCGCCGCTGGGCAGCCGCTTTGCGCTGCGCGACCTCGCCGCGCGGATGATCGCCCAGAGCGACAACACCGCCACCGACCTGCTGCTGCGGGTGGTCGGGCGCGCGGGGGTGGAAGCGCGGCTGGGCCAGACGGCCATGCCGAGTACCCGCGAGGCTTTCGCGCTGAAAAACCCTGCCAACCTGGCGCTGCTGCGCGCTTACCGCGCGGCGGGCCTGAACCGCGACGCCCGCCGCGCGGTGCTGGCGCAGGCGGCGACGGCGCCGCTGCCGGGCGTGAACGTGTTTCTGGCTGGCCCGGTCGCGCGCGACGTGGAGTGGTTCGCCAGCACCGAGCGGCTCTGCACCCTGATGGCCGATGTGGCGGCCCTGCCCGAGACGACCCTCAACCCCGGCGTGGCCGACCCCGCCGACTTCGCGCGGGTCAGCTACAAGGGCGGCAGCGAGGGCGGCGTGCTGAACCTCACCACCCAGGTCACCACCCAGGCGGGGCGTAACCTCTGTGTCAGCGCCACCTGGAACGATGCCCGCACGCTCAACGACGCGCAGTTCGTCGCCCTGTACAGCGGCCTGCTGAAGCTGCTGCGCTAG
- a CDS encoding DUF1802 family protein, with the protein MTPSTALKEWDTQCQALTSGTSALLIRKGGILETHAGL; encoded by the coding sequence ATGACCCCCTCCACCGCCCTCAAAGAATGGGACACCCAGTGTCAGGCCCTGACCTCCGGCACCTCCGCCCTCCTGATCCGCAAGGGCGGCATCCTGGAGACGCACGCGGGCTTATAA